One Mailhella massiliensis DNA segment encodes these proteins:
- a CDS encoding NAD(P)/FAD-dependent oxidoreductase produces the protein MKPIYKEKYPHVFEPLYAGKNKIRFNNRFHVAPIGSGATGGGEDSDGRINTFGIDYWMRYIQGGFSRVTLPMEVPIDGSHEHMFNLNPKTCNQMNFQRLQRVVHAFNGKTFAEFLHGGPYMRAGFKKISADDEPRLGSQAATVADMEEVAALFGEYAHWAQIANFDGLLLHYGHGWLFNYFLSPLTNHRTDEFGGSIENRCRFPLMVIKEIRRVVGDSLLIELRLNGTDGVEGGITPEECAEQVKIFQDYVDMVHITCGHRIDAFTRPKMHPTGFDPMAHNAWASEIVKKSGVNIPIGLVGGVYDPMVAEEVLAKGQADYVLMARSAMADPELVRKAKEGREDDIRPCLRCNYCMDHGRRVAISKDLHLLTYPSYDRQCMTNPMQFQSAQKLRIPPAERSKKVAVIGGGVAGMEAALSCAMRGHSVVLYEKTDRLGGQALLSDPMWFKKEMKLFHEYLERQIKKRPAITVVYNTTATPEIIEQNDFDAVIVAVGAKQVVPPIPGVDKAKMSFDVFGHEDTVGKKVVIIGGGAIGVELGIHLNGLGHECTIVEMAEYLASKAQLTERTAYLIHLEKTGVDTMVNTACREITDKGVWVENEDGRKFLEADTVIIAVGTKALEEEREKFKDTAFDVISVGDCVEASSIVHAVHTGFDAGLTL, from the coding sequence ATGAAGCCGATTTACAAAGAAAAATACCCTCATGTGTTCGAACCTCTCTATGCAGGCAAGAACAAGATTCGCTTCAACAACCGCTTCCACGTCGCCCCCATCGGCTCCGGGGCCACCGGCGGCGGTGAAGACAGCGACGGCCGCATCAACACCTTCGGCATCGATTACTGGATGCGCTATATCCAGGGCGGCTTCTCCCGCGTGACGCTGCCCATGGAAGTGCCCATCGACGGCAGCCACGAACACATGTTCAATCTGAACCCCAAGACCTGCAATCAGATGAACTTCCAGCGCCTCCAGCGTGTGGTGCACGCCTTCAACGGCAAGACCTTTGCGGAATTCCTGCACGGCGGCCCCTACATGCGCGCGGGCTTCAAGAAGATTTCCGCCGACGACGAACCCCGCCTCGGTTCCCAGGCCGCCACGGTGGCGGACATGGAGGAAGTGGCCGCGCTGTTCGGCGAATACGCCCACTGGGCGCAGATAGCCAATTTCGACGGACTGCTGCTCCACTACGGCCACGGCTGGCTGTTCAACTACTTCCTCTCCCCCCTCACCAACCACCGCACCGACGAGTTCGGCGGCTCCATTGAAAACCGCTGCCGCTTCCCGCTCATGGTCATCAAGGAAATCCGCCGCGTGGTGGGCGACAGTCTGCTCATCGAGCTGCGCCTCAACGGTACCGACGGCGTGGAAGGCGGCATCACTCCCGAAGAATGCGCCGAGCAGGTCAAGATCTTCCAGGATTATGTGGACATGGTGCACATCACCTGCGGCCACCGCATCGACGCCTTCACCAGGCCCAAGATGCACCCCACCGGATTCGATCCCATGGCGCACAACGCATGGGCCAGCGAAATCGTGAAGAAATCCGGCGTGAACATTCCCATCGGCCTTGTGGGCGGCGTGTACGATCCCATGGTGGCGGAAGAAGTGCTGGCCAAAGGCCAGGCCGACTATGTGCTCATGGCCCGCTCCGCCATGGCCGATCCCGAACTCGTCAGGAAGGCCAAGGAAGGCCGTGAAGACGACATCCGCCCCTGCCTGCGCTGCAACTACTGCATGGACCACGGCCGCCGTGTGGCCATTTCCAAGGACCTGCACCTGCTCACCTACCCCAGCTACGACCGCCAGTGCATGACCAACCCCATGCAGTTCCAGAGCGCCCAGAAGCTGCGCATTCCCCCGGCGGAACGCTCCAAGAAGGTGGCCGTCATCGGCGGCGGCGTGGCAGGCATGGAGGCGGCGCTGAGCTGCGCCATGCGCGGACACAGCGTGGTGCTCTATGAAAAGACCGACCGCCTCGGCGGGCAGGCCCTCCTTTCCGACCCCATGTGGTTCAAGAAGGAAATGAAGCTGTTCCACGAATATCTGGAACGCCAGATAAAGAAACGCCCGGCCATCACCGTGGTGTATAATACCACGGCCACGCCGGAAATCATCGAACAGAACGACTTCGACGCCGTCATCGTGGCCGTGGGCGCAAAGCAGGTGGTTCCGCCCATTCCCGGCGTGGACAAGGCGAAAATGTCCTTCGACGTGTTCGGCCATGAAGATACCGTGGGCAAAAAGGTGGTCATCATCGGCGGCGGCGCCATCGGCGTGGAACTCGGCATACACCTGAACGGTCTCGGCCATGAATGCACCATCGTGGAAATGGCCGAATACCTCGCCTCGAAGGCCCAGCTCACCGAACGCACCGCCTACCTCATCCATCTGGAAAAGACCGGGGTCGACACCATGGTGAACACCGCCTGCAGGGAAATCACCGACAAGGGCGTGTGGGTGGAAAACGAAGACGGCAGAAAGTTCCTTGAAGCCGACACCGTCATCATCGCCGTAGGTACGAAGGCCCTTGAAGAGGAACGCGAAAAATTCAAGGACACCGCCTTCGACGTCATCAGCGTGGGCGACTGCGTGGAGGCCTCCAGCATCGTACATGCCGTACACACCGGCTTCGACGCGGGCCTTACCCTGTAA
- a CDS encoding NAD(P)/FAD-dependent oxidoreductase encodes MKPLYKEKYPHLFEPMYVGKNKVRFNNRARVAPIGTGATGGGEDSDGRINTFGIDFWMRFIQGGFSSVALPMEVPVDGSHEHCFNLNPKTCNQMNFQRFQRAVHAFNGRTFAEFLHGGPYMRAGFKKISADDEPHLGSKAATKGELEEVAALFGEYAHWAQIANFDGLMLHFAHGWLINYFLSPLTNHRTDEFGGSIENRCRFPVMILKEIRRVVGDSLLIELRLNGTDGVEGGIMPEETAEQVKIFQDYVDMVHITCGHRIDALTRPKQHPTGFDPVAHNAWASEIVKKSGVSIPIGVVGGIYSPEIAEEVLAKGQADYVLMGRSAMADPEIIKKAKEGREDDIRPCLRCDYCLDHGRRVAISKDLHLLTYPSYDRTCMVNPLQFQSAQKLRIPPAERSKKVAVIGGGVAGMNAAISCADRGHSVVLYEKTDRLGGQALLSDPMWFKKEMKLFHEYLERQVKKRPAITVVYNTAATREIIEENDFDAVIVAVGAEQIVPPIPGVEKAKMSFDVFGHEDTVGKKVVIIGGGAIGVELGIHLNGLGHECTIVEMAEYLAAKTELTERTAYMIHLEKNKVRTMVNTACREITDKGVWVENEDGRKFLEADTVIISVGTKSLVKERDQFTDSAFDVINVGDCVKASSIVHAVHTGFDAGLTL; translated from the coding sequence ATGAAACCCCTATACAAGGAAAAATATCCCCACCTTTTCGAACCCATGTATGTGGGCAAAAACAAGGTACGCTTCAACAACAGGGCCCGCGTCGCCCCCATCGGCACCGGCGCCACGGGCGGCGGTGAAGACAGCGACGGCCGCATCAACACCTTCGGCATCGACTTCTGGATGCGCTTCATTCAGGGCGGATTCTCCTCCGTGGCCCTGCCCATGGAAGTGCCCGTCGACGGCAGCCACGAACACTGCTTCAACCTGAATCCCAAAACCTGCAATCAGATGAACTTCCAGCGCTTCCAGCGCGCCGTACATGCCTTCAACGGCAGAACCTTTGCGGAATTCCTGCACGGCGGTCCCTACATGCGCGCGGGCTTCAAGAAGATTTCCGCCGACGACGAGCCGCATCTCGGCTCCAAGGCTGCCACCAAGGGAGAACTGGAAGAAGTGGCCGCCCTGTTCGGCGAATACGCCCACTGGGCGCAGATAGCCAATTTCGACGGCCTCATGCTGCATTTCGCCCACGGCTGGCTCATCAACTACTTCCTCTCCCCCCTCACCAACCACCGCACCGACGAGTTCGGCGGCTCCATTGAAAACCGCTGCCGCTTCCCCGTGATGATCCTCAAGGAAATCCGTCGCGTGGTGGGCGACAGCCTGCTCATCGAACTGCGCCTCAACGGTACCGACGGCGTGGAAGGCGGCATCATGCCGGAGGAAACCGCCGAACAGGTCAAGATCTTCCAGGATTATGTGGACATGGTGCACATCACCTGCGGCCACCGCATCGACGCGCTCACGAGGCCCAAGCAGCATCCCACCGGATTCGACCCCGTGGCTCACAACGCATGGGCCAGCGAAATCGTGAAGAAATCCGGCGTGAGCATTCCCATCGGCGTGGTGGGCGGCATTTACAGCCCCGAAATCGCGGAAGAAGTGCTGGCCAAAGGCCAGGCCGACTATGTGCTCATGGGCCGTTCCGCCATGGCCGACCCGGAAATCATCAAAAAGGCCAAGGAAGGTCGCGAAGACGACATCCGCCCCTGCCTGCGCTGCGACTACTGCCTCGACCACGGCCGCCGCGTGGCCATTTCCAAGGATCTGCACCTGCTCACCTACCCCAGCTACGACCGCACCTGCATGGTCAACCCGCTGCAGTTCCAGAGCGCCCAGAAGCTGCGCATTCCCCCGGCGGAACGCTCCAAGAAGGTGGCCGTCATCGGCGGCGGCGTGGCAGGCATGAACGCGGCCATCAGCTGCGCGGACCGCGGGCACAGCGTGGTGCTCTATGAAAAGACCGACCGCCTCGGCGGACAGGCCCTTCTTTCCGATCCCATGTGGTTCAAGAAGGAAATGAAGCTGTTCCATGAATATCTGGAACGCCAGGTGAAGAAGCGCCCGGCCATCACCGTGGTGTACAACACCGCCGCCACGCGCGAAATCATCGAGGAAAACGACTTCGACGCCGTCATCGTGGCCGTGGGCGCGGAACAGATCGTGCCCCCCATCCCCGGCGTGGAAAAGGCGAAGATGTCCTTCGACGTGTTCGGCCATGAAGACACCGTGGGCAAAAAGGTGGTCATCATCGGCGGCGGCGCCATCGGCGTGGAGCTCGGCATACACCTGAACGGCCTCGGCCATGAATGCACCATCGTGGAAATGGCCGAATACCTCGCCGCCAAGACGGAACTGACCGAACGTACCGCCTACATGATTCACCTGGAAAAGAACAAGGTCAGAACCATGGTGAACACCGCCTGCAGGGAAATCACCGACAAGGGCGTGTGGGTGGAAAACGAAGACGGCAGAAAGTTCCTTGAGGCCGACACCGTCATCATTTCCGTAGGTACGAAGTCTCTGGTCAAGGAACGCGATCAGTTCACGGACTCGGCCTTCGACGTCATCAACGTGGGCGACTGCGTAAAGGCTTCCAGCATCGTACACGCCGTGCATACCGGCTTCGACGCAGGCCTGACGCTGTAG